One Candidatus Palauibacter australiensis genomic window, GGGCGCCTCCACCAGCCGCACGTCTCTCGACTCCTTGTCGAGGAAGCCGACCAGGTTCCCGCCCTGCACGGAGAACCAGATGTCCCCGTTGTCGTCCCAGATCAGCGTGTGCGGATCCCGCGCGCGCTCGTCCGGCATCATGATCTTGTCGATCTCGCCCGTGGCCGGGTCGATGATCCCGATGTGGTTCGCCCGGTTGCCGGCGTAGTAGACCATCCCGTCATCGTCGACGATCAGGTTGTGGGGTCCCGTGCCGTCGTCCATGTCGTAGCGCTTGAACTCCCCGGTGGCGGGGTCCAGCACGGCGGCGTAGTGGGCGGCCTGTCCCACGAACCAGACGCGGCCGTCCGGTCCGACGAACGGGTCGCGCGGCCGGCTGTCGGGGTAGGGCACGGTCCATTCCTCGATCGTGAGCACGTCGGTCGACGCGGTGTGGTCCTGCGCCGCCGCCTCCCCGGAGCCGACGAAGGCCGACGCCACCGCGAGCGCTGCCGCCGCCAGCGTCGTTATCCGAATTCGATGGGTCATTTCCCTGCCTCCCCGATCGCTGTCACCTGAAGTCGCCGGCCCCCCCGCTTCCAGCCGGTCCCGCACGCTATCCAGAAGACCCCCGATCCGCCGAATCCGTTGATTCACGGGGTGTCCTGGACTCCCCGCCCGGCGCGTCGCCGCCTGCTTTGCGCGTCGCCGCCCGCACCTTGGGCGTCAGGTAGACATTGGCGGTCAGACGGCCCATCAGAAAGCCGGTGAAGGCGGCGGTCGCGCCGACCCAGCCCAGCCCCCAGCCGACCGCGACGAACACGATGGCCACGGCCGTGATCTCCGCGGCGGTCCCGACGATGATCGGACCCGTCGTCCGGTGCCGGATCAGCGTGCCCCGCTGCAGCGAGAGGAGGACGCCGAGGAAGGGGACCGGGGTGAGCACCCGCGCGGCCGGAATCGCGAAGGAGGCGAGTTCGGGAGTGAGGCCGGAGACGTGGACGAACCAGAGCTGAGAGAGGGGGGTGAACGCGAGGAGCGCGAGAATGCCGGAGAGCGTCGCGCCGAGACCGATGGCGAAGCGGCGGATTTCGTCGTAGCCCTCGTTCCGCCGGCCCAGAAGCGCGATGACCGCGTCCTGGAAGCTGAGGCCCACGGAACGGAAGATGAACCCGAGCGAGTGCACAACCGGGAACACGGCGAGCGACTCGACCGGCGACGCGGCGCGACCCATGAAGAAGGTCAGCATCGGCTGAATCGCGATCCCGATCAGCGACGTGAGCATGAGCGGGACGTAGAAGCGCCCGATGTCACCGAAGCCCAGCTCGCCCCCGCCGGTCCCCGCGCCCGACGCCGGATCGGCGGTCGAGACGCCCACGCGGCCGATCTCCGCGATGTCGTGGGGGTCCGACGAGACCGCCACCGGGTCGGTCGCATCGGCCGGGCGGCCCGCCGGGACGAGGAGGGTGCGGATGGCGTCCCGGGCCATCCAGCGCGCCACCGCCGCCTCCATCACCACGCCGAACGAGAGCGCGGAGGCCCCGACCGCGGCGCCGGGGAGTTCGGTGGCGATGGCGAGGGCGAGCGCGGCGACCGACATCGAGACGAGCCGCACGACCGTCCCGCCGGCCACGAGCCGCGTCCGCCCGGACCGGATGAGCACGCCCTGCCAGAAGCGCCGGTAGCCGATGGCGGCCGGCCAGGGCAGGAAGCACCACAGCGCCCCGTACGTGAGGCGCGCCAGTTCTTCCGGCAGGCCGAGCACCCCCAGCATGAGCCCGCGGTGCACCGGCGGCACGAGCACGGCGAGGAGCATCAGCGTGGAGAAGGCGTTCAGCCCGTGCGCGAACGTCCGCAGCCGCCGGTAGGAGACGGCGTCCTCCACGAGGGCGGTCGAGGCGCTCAGCAGCATGATGACCGGCGCCTCCATCAGCACCGCCAGCGCGATCGCCACGCCGTAGGCCGCCAGCCCCAGCGTGGGATCCGGCAGCCGCGCCACCACCGCCGCCAGGTAGGGCCCCTCGACCGCCATCATCAACCACGTGGCGGCCAGCGGGGCCCAGAAGGCGAAGATCCGGCGTGGCGAAAGGTCCGTGGCGGCGTTCAGCGGGGCGGCGTTCAGCGGAAGAGACCTTCCAGGCGCTCCAGCGACCACGTCCACCCGAGACGGTGTCCCTCCGCGGCTTCGGGGGCGGCGAAGCCCTCATGCGCGAGGACGACCTCGGTCGACGCTCCGGCGGCGATGAACTCGACCGTGACGAGCGTCTCGCCGACCGCGGATGCGGGCTCCTCCCAGTCCCAGGTGTACACGAGCCGGTTCGGGGGATCGACCTCGCGGTATACTCCGAACGCCGTATGGAGCGTCCCTTCTTCCGCCTCGATGAGAAGGCGGTACGGTCCCCCGGGCACGAGGTCTACCTGCGAGTCCCGGATCGTCCCGCCCGGAGGGCAGGACCAGTGCCGGATCCGATCCGGTTCGGTCCAGGCGCGGAACACCGCCTCCGGCGGCGCGGGGATCGTTCTCGTGACGCGGCACGCTCGATCGGCAGGAGGGGTCATCCGGATTCTCCTCGGAATTCAGGCGAAGTCTGGCGCCGTATCCGGCGTGGAATCTGGCGCGAGACGATGGGACGGGATCAGGTTGTCCCATTCGTACACGATCGACGACTCGTCGGGCAAGGAGTTCCCCGTTTCTGAAACGTTCGTGAATTCGGCACGGCCGATCGTTGCAGCGGTCGTCTTCGGACTCCTCGCGCCCGTGGCCGGGGCTGCCCAGGGATCCGTCTCGAGCAGAGATCGGTTCGCCCTGTTTGCCGCATGCAGCGCCGTTCCGGTGGAGGTCTTCGTCACCAACACGGGCGGGCCGGCCGACATCACGACGCCGGCCGTGGAAGGCATGGCGACGAGCCGGCTTCAGGCGGCCGGGATCGACGCCCCCGCCGGCCCACCCGGCGCGTCCACCCTCCAGTTGTCCGTATTC contains:
- a CDS encoding lyase, which gives rise to MTHRIRITTLAAAALAVASAFVGSGEAAAQDHTASTDVLTIEEWTVPYPDSRPRDPFVGPDGRVWFVGQAAHYAAVLDPATGEFKRYDMDDGTGPHNLIVDDDGMVYYAGNRANHIGIIDPATGEIDKIMMPDERARDPHTLIWDDNGDIWFSVQGGNLVGFLDKESRDVRLVEAPEVETRRGMGSSRPYGVKLDSENRPWIAHFNTNLIGMVEPSSFELIGYDLPEGARPRRLVIDSKDRIWYVDYSRGKIGLVEEGGGFQREYDLPAGEESRPYGVAIDKYDVVWLVETGIQPNRFVGFDTDKEEFVGTLDVPSGGGTIRHMYYDPATDSIWFGADVNTVGRAVVSPRSR
- a CDS encoding SRPBCC domain-containing protein gives rise to the protein MTPPADRACRVTRTIPAPPEAVFRAWTEPDRIRHWSCPPGGTIRDSQVDLVPGGPYRLLIEAEEGTLHTAFGVYREVDPPNRLVYTWDWEEPASAVGETLVTVEFIAAGASTEVVLAHEGFAAPEAAEGHRLGWTWSLERLEGLFR